Below is a window of Geomonas oryzisoli DNA.
CTGTGGCGTGCGGACATTCTGCCGGTGACGTCGCGACAGGAGTTCTTCGGTGCCAGCGTCGTGCAGGCCCTGTACTGCGGCTGCCACGCGTTGCTCCCGGACCGGCTCGCCTATCCGGAGCACGTGCCGCACGGCAGTGTCGAGTCCGTCTTGTACAGCGACGATGAGTCGCTGGTGGACCGGTTGCGTGACCTGCTGACCGGGAAGGGGGAGACGCGTGCGTCCCTCGCGGAAAGCGTGGCGCGCTACGACTGGGAGCGCATGGCTTCGGTCTATGACGAATTCTTTACAGGTCTGGTCGATGGTGGAGGGGGAGTGGTACCGGAGATCGCTCTCGGCTAGGGGGATGACACGGCGGAGGGGGGGCGCCTGCGGCGCCCCCATTCCCGTTTAGGCGGCTTGCTTGTTCACGGTGATGATCTGGGATGCTTTTTCGAGCCAGACGGTACCGCAGGAGGTGCATTCGAGAAGGTCTTTCGCATAACCGTCGGAATGCATGTCGATCTCGATTCCTACTTTGTTGTCACAGTGGGGGCATTTCATGTTTGTTTCTCCCTAAGGCGGAATGTTTGATTTTGACAATATATAGAACGAATCGTGTTGGTCAAGAGCTATTTTTCGTAAAAAGTCACCTAAAACAGTAGTTTAGCTTTTGTGCCACCGTTCTTCCCTGAGCCTTCATTTTAAAACATTTCATTTTTTCACGTCAACTTCCTCTCCATTCTTCGCTGTAAACTCCCGGTATCACGCTCTATTTCTCATTATCAAACAAGGGTATGGCTTTGTATCGCCTCAACGTTGACCTTTGCGTAAAAAGACGGGTGCCCTGAAAAAAATATTTAGCTCCCAATTCGTCGAACGACGGTTTGCAAGAATGTATACGGTATTGTGCTGTTGTCCTGCATCTTCCTTAATTTCCGCTGGAATTTTTTGATCGCAAATGCTATATTTGCGCTCGCTAATTTCTCGATCGGTGCACTCGGAGGTGACATGAAAGAAGCCATGTTCTACCAAAGGATGGACGGGGAGCGCGTTCGTTGCGGACTATGTCGCTTCGGTTGCCTGATCGCTTCCGGCCAGCGCGGTCGCTGCAGAGTTCGTGAGAACCGTGGCGGCGTGCTGTACACCCTGGTCTACGGCAACCTGGTCGCCGAGCACGTGGATCCCATTGAGAAGAAACCGCTCTTTCACCTGCTGCCGGGAAGCCGGTCCTATTCGGTAGCGACCGTGGGGTGCAATTTCAGGTGCCTGCACTGCCAGAATTACACCATCGCCCAGCCTGACGAGGAAAATGTCGAGCGATCCGGCAGCTTCGTGGAACCGCGCACCGTGGTGGAGCGAGCCCTCGCGACCGGGTGCCGATCCATCGCCTACACCTATACCGAGCCCACCATCTTCTTCGAATACGCATACGAGACGGCGCAACTGGCCAAGGCTGCCGGGCTGAAAAACATCTTCGTCACCAACGGCTATATCACCAGCGAGGCCCTGGCCGCCATAGCGCCCTATCTTGACGCTGCCAATATCGACCTCAAAGGGTTCACCGATTCCTTCTACCGTGAAGTGGTGGGCGCCGCACTCGGCGAGGTGCTGGATTGCATACGGGACTACAAGCGGCAGGGTATATGGGTGGAGCTGACGACGCTGGTGATACCTAACCGCAACGATTCCGAAGCGGAACTGCGCGACCTCGCCCGATTCATCGCCGACGAGGTGGGAGTGGAAACCCCGTGGCACGTGACCCAGTTCTACCCGACCCACCGCCTGACCGACCAGCCGCGCACCCCGGTGGCAACTCTCAGGAACGCCAGGCGCATCGGCCAGGAAGCGGGGCTGCGCTACGTGTACGAAGGGAATGTGCCGGGGGAGGGGGGTGAAAACAGCTATTGCTCTTTCTGCGGCGCCCTGCTAATTAAGAGGCTCGGCTACCTGGTCGAAAAGAATCTTCTCTGCAATGGAAACTGTCCCGGCTGCGGGGCGGTCATCGAGGGTGTATGGACGTAGTGCGGCGGATGTCTCGATGGGCCAAGCTCTCGGAACCGGGGTTCATCTCCTTCCTTTTTCAGATCCTGCTCGGAGCGGTAATCGTCCTGATTTTCTGGATCCTGGACGGCCTGCTCGACTATCTGCTCTTCGGCGGGAGACCCTTGAGCGAATATTTACTGGCGTCGGACAGCCACGAGGACTTCGCCCTGGTGCTCTTCCTGGTCGGGGGGCTGCTCCTCTACAGCCGCCGTGCTCACCGCCACGAGGCCGCCCTCGAGCAGGCCCTGCAGGCGGCGCTGGACGAGGCGCAAAAAGAACGGGCCAAGATGGAGAGCATCTTCGAGGCCCTCGGGGAGGCGGTTTCCATTCAGGATGCCGACCTCAGGGTCCTTTACCAGAACCCCGCTCACCGGCGGATGACCGGCGACAATATCGGCCGCTACTGCTACGAGGCCTACCGCAAGGAGAGCGAACCCTGCGCGGGGTGCCACTTGCTGGCCTCTTTTGAAGACGACAAGGTGCACCGCGCCGAACTGGGGCCTGAAGCTTCCGCCACCGGGGGGTACGTCGAGCTGATCGGCTCCTCCCTGAAAGGGAAGGACGGAAAACCGCTGTTCGGTATCGAGGTCGTTCGCGACATCACCGCCCGTAAGCTCGCCGAAAAGGAAACAGCCGCTCTCAACGCCGCGCTGACCCACCAGACCACGGAACTCCAGCAGGCCAACCAGGAGCTGGAGGCCTTCTGCCATGCCATCTCCCACGACATGCGCGCCCCGCTCACCAGGGTGTACAGCTCGGCCCAGGAGCTGCGCGGCTACCGCGAGCAGCTCGATGAGAACGGACGTTTCTTCGTCGACCTGGTTCACGACGGCTGCGTTCAGATGGAGGCGCTGCTCGACTCGCTCATGGTGCTTTGCCGCGTCACCGAGGTGGAGCTCTCCTGCACTTCCTTCGACTTGATCCCCGCAGCGCAAGAGATCGCCGCGCAACTGCGGCAGGAGTATCCCGGCCGCCCGGTATCCTTTCTCGCCCCGGACGGGCTCACGGTGTACGGCGACCCCCAGCTGCTGCGCGTGGTGCTGGAAAACCTCCTCTCCAACGCCTGGAAGTACAGCAACAAGGTGGACGCCCCCGTTGTGGAACTGGGCACGCAGAGGACGGAGCAGGGGGAGACCGCCATCTTCATTCGCGACAACGGTGCCGGTTTCGACAGCACCCGGGCCGGGCAGCTCTTTCAGCCCTTCAAGAGGCTGCACACCTACCGTGACTTCCCCGGCACCGGCCTCGGCCTCGCCACGGTGCGCCGCATCGTGCGCCGTCACAACGGCCGCGTCTGGGGGGAAGGGGAGGCCGGTCGCGGGGCCACCTTCTACTTCACGCTTCCGGGGTGACGCGGAAACGGTTGCCCCGGAATCGCCATTCATGCTATAAATCAACTTTCTTTCAATAAAATCCACGTGATGAAGAGGTTTTCTTCTTGAAGGTTTCACTGCTACGTCGCTTCTGGGTTACTTTCTCCGTCTGGGTAATCGGCAGCTACGCCTCACTGTTGAACCGGTTCCGCGTCGTGGGAGCCCAGCACATCCCCGCCGACGGGGGTGTGCTTATCGCCTCCAATCACATCTCCGCCTACGACACCGTTTTCCTTCCCTGGGCCGTCATCAGGAACCATCCGCTGCAGATGCTGTGGGCTCCCGCCAAGGAGGAACTGTTCAGCGGGTTCATGGGGCTCGTCTACCGCTCCTGGGGCGCCTTTCCGGTCCGCCGCGGGCGCGACGTGCGTGCGGGCAAACAGATCAATGCGCTTTTGGTCGACCAGAAGGTGATGCTCTTTCCCGAGGGGACCAGGCACAAGGACGGCGTGCTCGGCAAGGGCAACCGCGGCGTGGGGAAGATCATCTACGATACCAGGCCTCACGTCATCCCGACCGCCCTTACCGGCATCAACCGCTGGAAGTTCCCCGGTGTCCGGCTTGAGGGGAGTGTGGTTTTCGGCGCACCGCTGGACTTTAGCGACCTGTACCAACTGGAGGACTGCAAGGAAACCCACCAGATGATCGTGGATCGCGTCATGGATGCCATCGCCGATCTTTTGCAGCAGGGGGGGCGTCCGCATGCGGGTTGAGATTTTCTGCGACGGCGCCTGCAGCGGCAACCCCGGGGTGGGCGGCTGGGGGAGCATCCTGCGTTACGGCGACAAGGTGAAGGAGCTTTCCGGCGCCGAGGGTGAAACCACCAACAACCGGATGGAGATGAGCGCCGCGATCCAGGCGCTGGAGGCGTTGACCCGTCCCTGCGAGGTGGTGGTCACCACCGATTCGCAGTACCTTGCCAAGGGGATGACCGAGTGGCTTTCCGGCTGGGTGAAGCGGGGGTGGGTGAACTCCAAGAAGGAGCCGGTGTTGAACCGCGACCTGTGGGAGAAACTGCTCGCCCTCGCCAAGACGCACCGGATCACCTGGGTCTGGGTGCGCGGCCACAACGGCCACGTGGAAAACGAACGCTGCGACGAGCTGGCGCGTGCCGCCATCGACAGTTACCGGGCCGGGGCGCGCGGGTAAGGGGCTCAGGCTCCGATACGAGGATGTAGTGGATTACTTTATCATCGAGGTCTCCGAGGAGGAGGTCAGACGCGAGCGCGAAAAGGCTCGCGAACTGCGGCGCAGTCAGTGGTGGAAGAACCGGGTCGGCAGGGGCGTTTGCCACTGGTGCCAGGGGAAATTTCCTCCGGTCGAGCTCTCCATGGATCACATCGTTCCGGTGATCCGCGGCGGCAAGTCCGCCAAGGGGAACGTGGTCCCCTGCTGCAAGGAATGCAACAACAAGAAGAAACACATGCTCCCCGTCGAGTGGCAGGAATACCTGCAGGGGATGGGGCGCGACGGGGACGCCGAGGCTTAGCCGAGGCCGCCGTGGAGACAGGGTTTTGAGCCAAAAGATCAAGGCGGTCATTTACGACTGCGACGGCGTGTTGTTCGACTCCTTCGAGGCCAACTACGCCTTTTATCACCTGATACTGGAGCGCTTCGGCATGCCCGCCATAGACCGCGGGGACCACGACACGATGCGCATCCTGCACACCTACTGCAACAAGGACGTGCTTGAATACCTGTTCGCCGGCGACAGCCGGATGGAGGAGGTGCGCGCCTTTTCCGCCGGCATCGACTACAGGAAGCTCTTCCCGCTCATGGTCATGGAACAGGGGCTGCGCGAGACCCTGGACGCCTTGAAGGGGAGGGTGGAGCTGGCCGTCTGCACCAACCGGGCGAGCTCCATGGACATCCTGCTCGAATCCTTCGGGCTCGACGGCTACTTCAGTTGCGTGATGACCGCCGGACGGGTCAAAAACCCCAAGCCGCATCCCGAGCCCCTCTTCAAGGTGCTGGAACACTACGGCCTCGCGCCGCATGAAGCCCTTTTCGTGGGTGATTCCGATGTCGACCGCCGGGCCGCCGAGGGCGCCGGGGTCCCCTTCGTTGCCTACCGCGGCGAGATGGAGTGCGCTGCCAAGATAGATAGACACCAGGATCTGCTGTTACTGCTATAGCCCCCGGAGGGTTGATCTATGGAGCCTGTGCCCCAGGAAGATGCAGAGAAACTGTTCAGCCGTGCCCTCACCGCCTTTTCCGCCGGCGAATACCAGTCTGCCCTGGCGCAGCTGGAGCGGGCGCTGAAACTTCAGGATGACCCGCTGCTGCACTCCTACCTCGGCCTGTGCATCGCCAAGGAGCGGGGACAGGTGAAAAAAGGGCGCGAGCTCTGCCTGGCTTGCCTCGATCTCGAGCCGCAGAACCCGGCGCACTACCTGAACCTGGCCCGGGTGCACCAGGTGGCCGGGGAGAAGTCGCTGGCCCTCGAGGCCCTCAGAAAGGGGATGACGGTCGGTGGGAGCGAGGAGATCAAGAGCCTGCTGGCCACCCTCGGCACCAGGAAGCCCCCGCCGCTTGGTTTCCTTTCCCGCGACCACTTCCTGAACAAGTGGCTCGGCATCGGCCTTTCCCGCATCGGCCTGCGCTAGCCTGCACAGAGCTTCCGCAAGGCGCAAAGTCGGAACCGTAGTATAATTACTCCCTGTTTGCTCAACCAAGCGTGAGGAGGTGCCGAATGACCGACCGGTTCCGGGAACAAGGGGCTTTCAGCTGGCTCGAACTGACAACGGATGATGTTCCCGCGGCGCAGAGCTTCTACTGCAGGCTGTTCGGCTGGAGCACCGAGCGCTGGGACGGCGAAGGGGACTACACCCTGATCAAGGTCGCCGGCAAGGAGGTCGGGGGGATGGCGCCGGCCGGGCCTGGTCACCGCAAGCCCTTGGGGTGGGGCGTGTACGTGACGGTGACCGATGTGGACCAGACCGCTGCCATGACCGAAGAACTGGGCGGCAAGGTGCTGGTTCCGCCCACCGACATCCCCAGGGTGGGACGCTTCTGCGTGCTCCAGGACCCGCAGGGGGCGGTGCTGACGGCGATTACCTACTGTCGCCCGTAGCGGTACAATCGAATGAAAAAAGGCCGCGCCCGGGTTCCCTGGCGGCGGCCTTTTTTTATGTTCCCCCTCCCGTCAAGGGAGGGGGGAGAGTCTAGATGCCCAGGATCATGGAAAGCTCGTGCAACTCGTCCTGCTGCATCTTCTCGCTGACCACCACCGTTTCCAGCGGGGTGGCGCAGATCTCGCCGCAGCAAAGACCCACCATCTTACCTTTTTCACCGGCGAGCAGTTGCTCGACCGCGGCGTGGCCGAAACGGCTCCCCAGCAGCCGATCGAACACCGAGGGCGCGCCTCCGCGCTGGTAGTGTCCGAGTACCGTGACCCGGGTCTCGAAGCCGATGGCGTCCTTGATGTTGTCGGCGATGTTCTGGGCGCGGCCGGCACCTTCGGCGAGGATGATGATGGCGTTGCTGCGTCCTTCCTCGTAACGTTTCCGGAGCTGGTTGCACAAGTCGGCGATGTCGCACTCCACCTCGGGGATGATGGCATACTCCGCGCCGGTGGCGATGGCGCTCATGCTGGCGAGGTATCCGGAATTTCTCCCCATCACCTCGATGACGAAGGCGCGGTCGTGCGAGCTGGCCGTGTCCTTGATGCAGTCGACCGCGTAGATGATGTTGTTGAGCGCGGTGTCCACGCCGAGGGCCATGTCGGTGTAGGCAATGTCGTTGTCGATGCTGGCGGGTATCCCTATGACCGGCACCCCCATGCGGTGCAGGGCGAGGGCGCCGTTCAGGGAGCCGTCCCCGCCGATCACGACCAGTCCCTCGACCCCCAGGTCCTGCAGGTGACGGACCGCCTTCTCACGGCCGAGCACGGTGCGGAACTCCTCGCTGCGGGCCGACTGCAGGAAAGTGCCGCCGCGGTGCAGAATGCCGGCTACCTCCCTGGTGGTCATCTCCAGCAGGTCTCCCTTGAGAAGTCCCGCGTACCCCTTCCTGAAGCCGACGACCTGTGCTCCGTGTCCCAGGGCCGTGCGCGTCGCGCTCCTGATCGCCGCGTTCATGCCGGAGCAGTCTCCGCCGCTGGTGAGAATCCCGATTTTCTTCATGCTCTGACTCCGCTGGAAGTTGTCGTGCCGATATGGCGCCCCACCCCGGGGCAAGGCCAGCTTGAATATATCATGGGGTGTTGCATTTTCAACAAGGCCTTACCGCTCGGGATCGTTCGTCTTTTCCCGCAGGCCCTGGATCCATGCCATGCGTTCCCTGATGCTCTTCTCGTAGCCGCTTTCCTTGGGAGTGTAGAAGCGCCTGCCCGAGAGCTGCTCGGGGAGGTATCCCTGCGCCACGATGCCGTTTTGGTGGTCGTGCGGGTAGAGGTACCCCTTGCCGTAGCCCAGCCCCTTCATGAGCTTGGTGGGTGCGTTCCTGATCTGCATCGGGACCGGGAGCCCCCCCGATTTCCTGACCTCGGCCAGCGCCTCGTTGATCCCCATGTAGCTCGCGTTGGACTTGGGGGCGGTGGCGAGGTAGGTGACCGCCTGCCCCAGGATGATCCTCCCTTCGGGCATCCCCACCAGACGAAAGGCCTCCAGCGCGGAAACCGCCATCTGCAGCCCGCGCGGGTCGGCGTTGCCCACGTCCTCGGAGGCGAAGATGACCATGCGGCGCAGGATGAAGATCGGGTCCTCCCCCGCTTCCAGCATGCGCGCGAGCCAGTACAGCGCCGCGTCGGGGTCGGAGCCGCGCATGGACTTGATGAAGGCCGAGATGACGTTGTAGTGTTCCTCGCCACCCTTGTCGTAGAGCAGGGGCTTTTTCTGGGTCGCCTCGCGGGCGAGGTCGAGGGTGATCTCGCCGTCGCGCGCGAGTCTCGCCGCCGTCTCCAGGGTGTTGAGCGCGATGCGCGCGTCGCCGCCGGCCTGCTCGGCCATGAAGGAGAGGGCGTCCTCGGAGGCGGTCAGCTCGAACTCCCCCAGTCCCCGCTCCCGGTCGGTGAGGGCGTTCACCAGGATCTGCCGGATATCATCGTCGCCAAGCGGGTTTAACACCAGAACCTTGCAGCGCGACAAAAGGGGCGCGATCACCTCGAAGGAGGGGTTCTCCGTGGTGGCGCCGATCATGGTGAAGGTGCCGCGCTCCACGTAGGGGAGAAAGGCATCCTGCTGGCTCTTGTTGAAGCGGTGGATCTCGTCCACGAAGAGGATGGTCCGCTTCCCCTGGAACTT
It encodes the following:
- the amrS gene encoding AmmeMemoRadiSam system radical SAM enzyme; this encodes MKEAMFYQRMDGERVRCGLCRFGCLIASGQRGRCRVRENRGGVLYTLVYGNLVAEHVDPIEKKPLFHLLPGSRSYSVATVGCNFRCLHCQNYTIAQPDEENVERSGSFVEPRTVVERALATGCRSIAYTYTEPTIFFEYAYETAQLAKAAGLKNIFVTNGYITSEALAAIAPYLDAANIDLKGFTDSFYREVVGAALGEVLDCIRDYKRQGIWVELTTLVIPNRNDSEAELRDLARFIADEVGVETPWHVTQFYPTHRLTDQPRTPVATLRNARRIGQEAGLRYVYEGNVPGEGGENSYCSFCGALLIKRLGYLVEKNLLCNGNCPGCGAVIEGVWT
- a CDS encoding sensor histidine kinase, which gives rise to MDVVRRMSRWAKLSEPGFISFLFQILLGAVIVLIFWILDGLLDYLLFGGRPLSEYLLASDSHEDFALVLFLVGGLLLYSRRAHRHEAALEQALQAALDEAQKERAKMESIFEALGEAVSIQDADLRVLYQNPAHRRMTGDNIGRYCYEAYRKESEPCAGCHLLASFEDDKVHRAELGPEASATGGYVELIGSSLKGKDGKPLFGIEVVRDITARKLAEKETAALNAALTHQTTELQQANQELEAFCHAISHDMRAPLTRVYSSAQELRGYREQLDENGRFFVDLVHDGCVQMEALLDSLMVLCRVTEVELSCTSFDLIPAAQEIAAQLRQEYPGRPVSFLAPDGLTVYGDPQLLRVVLENLLSNAWKYSNKVDAPVVELGTQRTEQGETAIFIRDNGAGFDSTRAGQLFQPFKRLHTYRDFPGTGLGLATVRRIVRRHNGRVWGEGEAGRGATFYFTLPG
- a CDS encoding lysophospholipid acyltransferase family protein, encoding MKVSLLRRFWVTFSVWVIGSYASLLNRFRVVGAQHIPADGGVLIASNHISAYDTVFLPWAVIRNHPLQMLWAPAKEELFSGFMGLVYRSWGAFPVRRGRDVRAGKQINALLVDQKVMLFPEGTRHKDGVLGKGNRGVGKIIYDTRPHVIPTALTGINRWKFPGVRLEGSVVFGAPLDFSDLYQLEDCKETHQMIVDRVMDAIADLLQQGGRPHAG
- the rnhA gene encoding ribonuclease HI, translated to MRVEIFCDGACSGNPGVGGWGSILRYGDKVKELSGAEGETTNNRMEMSAAIQALEALTRPCEVVVTTDSQYLAKGMTEWLSGWVKRGWVNSKKEPVLNRDLWEKLLALAKTHRITWVWVRGHNGHVENERCDELARAAIDSYRAGARG
- a CDS encoding HNH endonuclease → MDYFIIEVSEEEVRREREKARELRRSQWWKNRVGRGVCHWCQGKFPPVELSMDHIVPVIRGGKSAKGNVVPCCKECNNKKKHMLPVEWQEYLQGMGRDGDAEA
- a CDS encoding HAD family hydrolase, with amino-acid sequence MSQKIKAVIYDCDGVLFDSFEANYAFYHLILERFGMPAIDRGDHDTMRILHTYCNKDVLEYLFAGDSRMEEVRAFSAGIDYRKLFPLMVMEQGLRETLDALKGRVELAVCTNRASSMDILLESFGLDGYFSCVMTAGRVKNPKPHPEPLFKVLEHYGLAPHEALFVGDSDVDRRAAEGAGVPFVAYRGEMECAAKIDRHQDLLLLL
- a CDS encoding VOC family protein, encoding MTDRFREQGAFSWLELTTDDVPAAQSFYCRLFGWSTERWDGEGDYTLIKVAGKEVGGMAPAGPGHRKPLGWGVYVTVTDVDQTAAMTEELGGKVLVPPTDIPRVGRFCVLQDPQGAVLTAITYCRP
- the pfkA gene encoding 6-phosphofructokinase, yielding MKKIGILTSGGDCSGMNAAIRSATRTALGHGAQVVGFRKGYAGLLKGDLLEMTTREVAGILHRGGTFLQSARSEEFRTVLGREKAVRHLQDLGVEGLVVIGGDGSLNGALALHRMGVPVIGIPASIDNDIAYTDMALGVDTALNNIIYAVDCIKDTASSHDRAFVIEVMGRNSGYLASMSAIATGAEYAIIPEVECDIADLCNQLRKRYEEGRSNAIIILAEGAGRAQNIADNIKDAIGFETRVTVLGHYQRGGAPSVFDRLLGSRFGHAAVEQLLAGEKGKMVGLCCGEICATPLETVVVSEKMQQDELHELSMILGI
- a CDS encoding replication-associated recombination protein A produces the protein MRPRTISEYLGQGHLLGEGKLLRSLIETDRVTSLIFWGPPGSGKTTLARIIAGATKSHFIFFSAIMSGIKEIREVVKEAEDILKFQGKRTILFVDEIHRFNKSQQDAFLPYVERGTFTMIGATTENPSFEVIAPLLSRCKVLVLNPLGDDDIRQILVNALTDRERGLGEFELTASEDALSFMAEQAGGDARIALNTLETAARLARDGEITLDLAREATQKKPLLYDKGGEEHYNVISAFIKSMRGSDPDAALYWLARMLEAGEDPIFILRRMVIFASEDVGNADPRGLQMAVSALEAFRLVGMPEGRIILGQAVTYLATAPKSNASYMGINEALAEVRKSGGLPVPMQIRNAPTKLMKGLGYGKGYLYPHDHQNGIVAQGYLPEQLSGRRFYTPKESGYEKSIRERMAWIQGLREKTNDPER